The genomic interval TACTAGCTAGAATACACCCCAGTAGTGATCCTACTAGCTAGAATACACCCCAGTAGTGATCCTACTAGCTAGAATACACCCCAGTAGTGATCCTATTAGCTAGAATACACCCCAGTAGTGATCCTACTAGCTAGAATACACCCCAGTAGTGGTCCTACTAGCTAGAATACACCCCAGTAGTGATCCTACTAGCTAGAATATACCCCAGTAGTGATCCTACTAGCTAGAATATACCCCAGTAGTGATCCTACTAGCTAGAATACACCCCAGTAGTGATCCTACTAGCTAGAATACACCCCAGTAGTGATCCTACTAGCTAGAATACACCCCAGTAGTGGTCCTACTAGCTAGAATACACCCCAGTAGTGGTCCTACTAGCTAGAATACACCCCAGTAGTGGTCCTACTAGCTAGAATATACCCCAGTAGTGGGGTGGAACGGAGCCACTTCACACCTTGTGTGTGTTCTTCTTACTGGATCTTTGTGTGGTGCTGTTAATATATAACACTGCAGCGCAGAGGCCAAAAGGCTGaagtcctggtgtgtgtgtgttgcctgtgaCCGCTTGCTTGGCCTCTCAGGACTACAGGATTAGCGTTGAGAAATGCCATGACGTATTCATCTCATAATTCCACTGTCCCGCAGCCCAGGCAGGAAATTCATCTTCCTCGGGCCTCAGAACAACCGTTGTCAGGAGTTTCTAGGGTCTCATTATTGCTTAAGTAATCCCTTCCTGTGGCTGGAAATAGCCAAGATAACCTAGTGTTAGAATgctcacatttttttatttaattttttttttttaacctttatttaactaggcaagtcagttaaattcttattttcaatgacggcctaggaacagtgggttaactaccttgttcaggggcagaacgacagatttttaccttgtcagctctgggatttgatctaacaacctttcggttactagtccaacactctaaccactaggctacctgccgccccaatagaggagatggacccatgTTCACTTAGGAAAATATCTGTTTTCTCTTGAACTTCAGTCACAAATTAGGCCTCTTGCTCTGTTAGAAAGTGGATGTGAATGGAAGTATGTTTAGACTATTGCAGTCAATAAGTGAGCAGATAAGATCATGTTACAGACAGGCGTGCCCTCTCCTCATTAGCTCAATAACACTGTTAACTCAGTAAGTTACTAGTGTTGGCTGACTGGAGTTTAGGACCGCAGGGGAAAGTGTACGGCTGTAGTCTGACATTTGTATCGGGTTGTGTCCTGATCTGATTAAACCACTAAAACAAACCTTTGCAAAGTTggaattttatttcacctttatttatacaggtaagTCAATTAGGAaacaggtcgtcattgtaaataacaatttaccAGGGAACGAGTGCAGCACGTATAACACACATGGGTTAAACAATATCATACAATTAACAGTCAAAAATACACATGAAGTTGCCCGCCAGAGACCTAAGGGTAGGGTGAGACCTAAGGGTAGGGAGAGACCTAAGGGTAGGGAGAGACCTAAGGGTAGGGAGAGACCTAAGGGTAGGGAGAGACCTAAGGGTAGGGAGAGACCTAAGGGTAGGGAGAGACCTAAGGGTAGTAATGCTCCTCCTGGATGGGTTGCTCACCAGGGCAGTAATGCCAGCTGCAGAGAAAGCCCTGGGGCCAGAGTTGGGCTACTACAAAATGTACAACATAAAGCAAACACAACTCTAGTAAAAACACTTATCTAGTAGGCTATATCAGGCCCATATATTGGAAACACTGTATCCCTCCTCAGCCGCTATAGCtagcctgtctctcccctccagcCTATAGGACAGATGAGGGCCAGCCCTGGGTGCTGCCCGTGGTTAAGAAGGTGGAGAAGATCATCGTAGCAGACAACAGTCTGAACCATGAGTACCTGCCCATCCTGGGTCTGCCTGAGTTTAGGTCCTCTGCATCCAAGATCGCCCTGGGAGAAGACAGCCCTGCCATCCAGGAGAACAGGGTAGGGTAGTTTATGAGGTTGTGTTGgtgggttgtgttgtgtgtgctCGATCATGCATATATTGAGCTGAATTTGCATTTAAATTAGTACCGGTGAGCTACATTGCTCTTAAGCAGTTATTAAGTCACTTATCTggtgtctctcctccaccccctcggtctctgtcgctctctctccctatccctctctcacctctctccctatcgctctctctcactctttcctgctcttctctccctatcctcctctctcgctctctctctctcattctgtatgtctgtgtcttgctctctctgtcaggTGGGAGCGGTGCAATGTCTGGGGGGTACAGGTGCTCTGAAGATGGGGGCCGAGTTTCTCAGACGCTGGTACAACGGGAACGACAACATGAAAACACCTGTCTACGTCTCAGCGCCTACCTGGGgtaggcacacacacatgcgcacactgGAATGACAAAATTAAACAGGTGTCTACATCTCTGCTCGTACGGTTGATCCGGAGCTGTATAATCAGACAGATATGACGTGGCAGGGcgtgcaaactatcacagattacaaaggggaAACCCAGCCACCAGCTGCCCAGTGACtggagcctaccagacgagctaaattccaacactgaaccatgcatgagagcaccagctgttccgaacgactgtgtgatcttgctcgccgtagctgatgtgagtaagaccttaaaataggttaacattcacaagaccgCAGGGCCAGGATGCGTATTCAgaacatgcgctgaccaactgtcaaatgtcttcactgacattttcaacctctctctgacccagcctgtaatacctacatgtttcaagcaggccaccatagtcccagcgcccaagaacgccaaggtaacctgtctaaatgactatcgtcccgtagcactcacatctgtagccatgaaatgctttgaaaggctgatcatggctcacatcaacaccatcatcccagacaccctggcaACAACAAATCTGCCACTCTGACCCTTAACACGGGAGCCCcttaggggtgtgtgcttagtcccgtcctatactccttgttcaccctCAACTGcgggactccaacaccatcattaagtttgctgatgacacagtgGTGATGAGACAacttgacctcctccctgtaggctattGTTACTCATCGTGTATTTATTCTTTGTTTTATTCTATTATTATTTACCTTTTTGTCGAGAGCGATGCGTCCTCCGAAAAACAACCCCACCAAGCCGCACGGCTTCTTGACACTGCTtgtttaacccggaagccagccgcaccaatgtgttggaggaatcaaatcaaatcaaatttatttttatatagcccttcgtacatcagctgatattctcaaagtgctgtacagaaacccagcctaaaaccccaaacagcaagcaaagcatgtgaaagaagcacggtggctaggaaaaactccctaggaaaaactccctagaaaggccaaaaacctaggaagaaacctagagaggaaccaggctatgaggggtggccagtcctcttctggctgtgcagggtggatattataacagaacatggtcaaaatgttaaaatgttcataagtgaccagcatggtcaaataataataatcatagtagttgtcgagggtgcaacaagcacgtccggtgaacaggtcagggttccatagccgcaggcagaacagttgaaactggagcagcagcacggccaggtggactggggacagcaaggagtcatcataccaggtagtcctgaggcatggtcctagggctcaggtcctccgagagaaagacagaaagagagaaagagagaattagagagagcatatttaaatacacacaggacaccggataagacaagagaaatactccagatgtaacggactgaccctagccccccgacacataaactactgcagcataaatactggaggctgagacaggagggatcagaagacactgtggccccatccgatgatacccccggacagggccaaacaggcaggatataaccccacccactttgccaaagcacagcccctacaccactagagggatgtcaccaaccaccaacttaccgtcctaagacaaggccgagtatagcccacaacgatctccgccatggcacaacccaaggggggggggcgccaacccagacaggaagaccacgtcagtgactcaacccactcaagtgacacacccctcccatggacggcatggaagaacaccagtaggccagtgactcagaccctgtaaaagggttagaggcagagaatcccagtggaaagaggggaaccggcaaggcagagacagcaagggcggttcgttgctccagcctttccgttcaactTCACACCTTCACCCGGACGACGCTTTGGCCAATtatgcaccgcctcatgggtctcccaggcgTGGGAATAAACCCGGGTGTGTagggatgcctctagcactgcgatgcagagccttagacctctgcaccaCCCGGCAGGCCTTGATATGTTATGTTATCTGGAGCTTCTGCTTGTTCTCTTAATATTTCATTAGTAGGTGATTTACAgcatgttactttttattttggtCCATGGCTCTGCAATAGAGCCATCAAATCATTTCAGCTCATGTTACAAAGGAGGCCTATaaagacatgatttggaaaataaTTCTCTATTAGGGAAAAGGCAGAGTGTTATAAAAACCTGCTCTACTGTTTGTTTCTAGAGAACCACAACGCTGTGTTTGCCAACGCTGGGTTCGAGGACGTCCGTCCCTATAAGTACTGGGACGCAGAGAAGCGGGGACTGGATCTTGGCGGTTTCCTAGTTGACCTGGAGGTGAGCCGCTGACCTCTGAACAGGTGGTGTTGACATGGAGACCAGACCGGCTCCCGAACTCTGAGCTGACCTCACAATAGTGAATATTTAATATCAGAAATGGTCATGTCTACCTTGAAAGTAAATTAGCTTTTTACACACTGTTGAAAAGATGATATGTTTAGCTTTAACGATACCAACTTCCTGTATCAGCTCTCAGTACTCTGTCATTTGGCTGTCCTGTAGTCTAACACTGACCTTTGACCCCGGTCCCAGACTGCACCAAAGCATTCCATCTTCGTTTTGCACGCTTGTGCCCACAACCCCACCGGCACAGACCCTACACACGTAGAGTGGATGCAGGTGGCTGAGGTCATGAAGGTAAGACTGTGTACACGCTATTATAAGAAAAtacgtttttttgggggggcatgaCATCTTTTGTAATTTCTGAAGATGTTTTAATCTTTGTcctttttcttttctctctccccctccagagGAGGAagctgtttgtgttctttgaCTCTGCGTACCAGGGCTTTGCGTCAGGCTGTCTGGATAAGGATGCATGGGCAGTGCGCTACTTTGTCACCCAGGGCTTTGAGATGTTCT from Salmo salar chromosome ssa28, Ssal_v3.1, whole genome shotgun sequence carries:
- the LOC106589763 gene encoding aspartate aminotransferase, cytoplasmic, which encodes MSLFGEVPQATPVAVFKLSNDFKEDPNPMKVNLGVGAYRTDEGQPWVLPVVKKVEKIIVADNSLNHEYLPILGLPEFRSSASKIALGEDSPAIQENRVGAVQCLGGTGALKMGAEFLRRWYNGNDNMKTPVYVSAPTWENHNAVFANAGFEDVRPYKYWDAEKRGLDLGGFLVDLETAPKHSIFVLHACAHNPTGTDPTHVEWMQVAEVMKRRKLFVFFDSAYQGFASGCLDKDAWAVRYFVTQGFEMFCAQSFSKNFGLYNERVGNLTVVARDADNVRRVLSQMEKIVRVTWSNPPSQGARLVAITLNTAELLAEWKDNVKTMADRVLLMRASLQAKLQALGTPGTWDHITQQIGMFSFTGLNPKQVEYMIKERSVYLMASGRINMCGLTTNNIDYVAESIHKTVVNVM